GATAATCCAGTCCTAAATCCAAATTGGTTGTCAGTAAGTATGTCCTTGTCCACTAACGTATCATTGATCCTTGCCAATATAAAATATTCGAAAAGCTTCCCAAAAGCTGACAGCAAGGAAATTGGTCTATAGCTCCCACTATCTCCAGGGTCAGACCCAGGTTTCAATATGGGAACAACTAGAGCTTCTTTCCATGCAGTCGGGAAGTATCCAATATTCAGGCAATGGTTGAATAGAGTCGACAAAAACTCCCAGGCGTTAACATCAGTTTTTTTCAGAACAAAGTCTGGAACTCCATCAACACCACAGGACCTCTTGTTCGACCTCTTCTTCAACGCATTGCCTATCGACTGTGAATCAATTAACCCAAGCTGTCCAAAGTCATTATTAGTTCCTCTAGTCCTCCCGTCAGCCCTAAAAGTCTCTCCAAATGTTGTCAAAGGAGTTGATCTGTCCAATGTTGATACAGTCTCCTCCACCATTATGCCAAATGTATCCACGCGACCTTGTTGCCCTGCCAGGTACACGCGTGAAAAATTCTCAGCCAAAAGGTTAGCCTTCCCACTATCGTCAGATACGATCCTACCACTGTCACCAATTAGCCCTCCAACTACAGGACGAGTACTTAAACCCGCTGCCAACTTCACATTCCTATATGTCCTATTATTCAGTCGGATATTGCTAAGGAAATTCGACCAATAATCCCGTTCAAAAACGGCAATGGCACCCTGGATAATTCTATCAAGATTCCTAATCTCTGCCTTCAGAGTGTTGCGTCTCCCAGGATCACATCTATGCAATGTCCGTCTGAGTCTCTTCTTCTGTTGTATAAATCCAAGAATGTGTGGTGGTAGTTTCATCAAACCTCTCCTCCCAGTGGATACTCTAGGAATCGAGTTGTACATAGCTTCATTAAAAGCATTGTCCATTGTCCTAATCACATCGTCAATCTCCATTTTGGAAACATTCCTATCCACCGGTAATCTACAGTTATCAAGATTCTCATTCAACATACGCCTAAATTTGCGAACATCAATTCGGTCATAATCAAATCTTGTGGTATTCTCGCGCATTACACATTCACCGGTAGAGAAGACCATTTCCACAGCCCTATGGTCCGATTCATAGTCAAGTGTCCTTAGTCTATTCCCATTGGTCGTGGTAATGTCCACAGTCGTGATGAAAAAGTCGATGTAAGATGACAAAACAGCGTTTATCCTTGTAGGTCCTTCAGTCTGTCGGATATCCAAATCAGGGCTAGTCAGTAAGAAGTCCCGAAGATTACGTCCACTCTCATTTGTGTAGGGGTCTCCCCAGTACGGGTGCCTTGCATTAAGATCCGCGCCGATCACCAAACTGTAACCTCCAACCAGTTGTTGTATTGCGTCAAAGTAATCCTCAACTAATACATCTCCTGGTCTTAGATACATCGATACCACTATAATATCGTTCCCATGTAGTCTACGAATACGCACTGCCGTATTCTCAATGGCACCCGTATCAAGGACAACCTCCTCACATTGAAGTCTGTCCCTAATAAGAACAGCCGTACCTCCTCCACGTCCTGTCCGTCGATCCTGTCTAAATACTCTGANNNNNNNNNNNNNNNNNNNNNNNNNNNNNNNNNNNNNNNNNNNNNNNNNNNNNNNNNNNNNNNNNNNNNNNNNNNNNNNNNNNNNNNNNNNNNNNNNNNNTGTAGTACTGGTTTATTTACTACATTCAGTGTGTAGATAGTCAACCCCTAAACATATTACTAGTAAGGAGAAAAAGTATAAATACTCGATTACTTGTGTGGAAACGATGATGAATCAGTTTGTGTTTACAGTGCTCTAGTAGAAGAGAGAGACAGGAACAGTGTTAAAAGTGTTTGTGAAGTGTAAACTACTAAAGATTTCTGATAAAAATTACAAAGTGCTTGAAAAGACaagttaagaaaaagaaaaagtgggaaaaaaaattttttcgacaTATAAGGTCATTAGAGATTTTGAGAAGCTTACCGAAAATAGTAGGCATTTGCGAAATATAAGTGAAGTTTTTGATCCATTGACTTTTTGAGAAACGTGGACAAAATAGTAGGCAGTCTGCCTTTTACTTTATTGTGTGTGGTCACTAAATTGAGTGAGAAGCCCATAGGAGGCAACGAGACTGtgaatttgctttttttaagtgaattttgtaaaaatacattgaaatttgttattttataagcCCAAAGAGGCAAATTAAAAGTGAACTGTTAATAGATAAAGGACTTTTGGGGTATATTTCgataatttcgttttaaatgcgGATAGATACTACCCCTTAGCAGTAAGCAGTTAATATGGCGGAAAAAGGGGACCTTAATCCCCTTAAACGGCCTAGAGTTGGGATCACCCCTGAGGAACTCCAAGCTATGCTGGAGGAGAAGCAGAAGGAGATTGATTTTTTGAATAGAAAGTTTGATTACATTATGAAGGAGAATGAAAAACTCAGAATCCTCTTGAAGAGAATGGAAAGTGAAAGTGAAGAGGAAGATTCAAGTGAAGGTGAAATGGTTATTGAAGAACAGGAAATACCTGTTGAGAATGAGATAGTAAGAAACAAAGCTGAAGTTTCTGCTGAAAGTGAAGTGAAAGGCCAGAATAATGCCGTATCTGGTTCATCATCTAATGCCAAGCCGAAGGCAAAGAAGCAGGAAGCCGGCAGTCCGAATGATCGTGTAAAGGTTTCATCCAAGGAGAAGTCAACTCAACCCAAGGAGGCAAAGAAGAAAAGTAAGTCTGTTCCTGTAATANNNNNNNNNNNNNNNNNNNNNNNNNNNNNNNNNNNNNNNNNNNNNNNNNNNNNNNNNNNNNNNNNNNNNNNNNNNNNNNNNNNNNNNNNNNNNNNNNNNNactagaacagaactagaacagaactagaacagaactagaacagaactagaacagaactagaacataactagaacagaactagaacataactagaacagaactagaacacaactagaacacaactagaacagaactaaaagagAACTAGTTTGTTTATTCTAAGAACAAATTTAAACGTTTACGCAACATAATCAATATGCATCgtcatgttttatttaaaaatcattttgtttgttacttttaaaacacgcaaaacttttataaaaatttctaatttactTTAAACTATATTTATCATTTATAGATTAAGCAAATAgctgaattttataaatacatttttattttgagaaagcaagataagaaaaacaaacaattcacgtgagtaaatatagaaaaaaaaacaagtgaacaggtttattttttctaaaaaaaataatcttaagtAATGCTAATATTtggtaaaataaatcaaaacatttgtttaaaaaattatatcaaatcAGTAGAAGAAGGAAATTCCACTTAAGATTTTTGAGagataattgtaaaatatattagaCTTTAATTGCTGATTAGAAAAAAGAGGGCACGTTTAGTTTGAAAACTATAGAtttccaatttatttttatattagaagCCGggtgcgtatgattgatattaattatgagtattttcataaaattcctTATAACTTTGGTAATTTTCaagcatttttaaatatttaaacttttgctgaaagtaaacatattaaattattagagaatgtattttaaacaaacatttattgtttaaaaaaatacttttattaccacaatataaacaatattaaataattttctttatactttAATGACAACCGCTTATTTTTTTTCCTCCATATAAACTGTCAGCATACATTGcatacttatatatataatacaattacaaaataatcTGTTTAAATGATGAGTTTACTGTGCCGCCTATTATATGtaacaattattttcaattaacacttgtttaatgaaaaaaaaaactgaataataGAGAACAAGataaagaaaaatgtgtaaaaataagagaagaaaaaaaaacgaaataaactttaattaaaaattaattaaaataaagtaaaaagaaaaaagtaaaacgtttttttaaacaaataatttttaaaacaagaattaaaagaaaatataatttaattgacATTAACATTGTAACTAATAAGTagagaagaaaataaaagaaattttaataaaagaacacaaaaaatacacttttgttaGAAAAAGCCTTAAAATAGGctataaactttttaacatgattaagcaaaaataagcttagaaatagttaaaaatatctttatttatttcccttaattataaaaaaaatttgtaaattttttctttaattacaaACTGTTGGtcgtttcatttttaatttcttttttaaataaacatttaattttatttgctcTTAATTaagaaatgtaattaaaaacatCTGTTGCCTGTTGTTAATCTCAAAtcgaaaatttgtttgtaatatttataaaatcaacaataaaatttggaattttaatacgagaaaaaaaaaacaaaattaaaaataaacaaatttacaaaacattaacaaaacactaataaacacaaaaaaaatttgtaataaaatactaGAAATAACAGCAGTAAATTACAAaacagatttttaaacaaatttgaaaaaaaaatgttcgtaAATTTCTCTCTTAGACCCACTGTATGTTAGCTAgaggtatattttttttaagttgtcaAAAGCTTAACATGTATTCTATCAATGTGCTGAATTTCAACGCTTTAGCATTATTACTTCAAAAGTtatgctaaaataaatatttatacttttgctacaaaaaaatattttaaaatattcctttttaGGCCCACTGTAGGTCCATCTAGTATCataattttattgattaattaaagctctatatgttttctattaacTTAACAAATTTCAGCGCAAAAGcattaaagctttaaaagttatataaaaattaacacaattgcCCTTAAATTATGCCGAAATAACAATTAAtacttttgctttaaaatttttttctttttaggccCACTGTATGGCCATTTAGTACCATAATTTTGTTggctaattaaagttttatatattgtCTAAcaacataccaaatttcataacaATAGCATTACTAtttcaaaagttatttaaaaatttatacatttaaccTACAGTGCGTATGATTGTTATTAATTGGATCTATTTTCACAAATTTGCTCATAACTTTGCTATTTAAAAAgggattttaaaagtttaaacggAAAATGAAAGCTGACACATTATATTCTTATTaaggaaaaagaaaagtttaaacaaattttaaagaaaaacataaaacaataaaaaaaaaacaaataaatttaaaaatttaagaaaaatattggaataaatcgattataaaaataaaaatttgaaatgaaaaaaactatttaacttaaattaaatttttaatttaaaaaaactaaaaaaaatcttaacgaacaatcgattattcgaataaccgaataatattattcgaataatcgaataaaaatatacacgtaaatgaaattatatttcttcaataagcaattttctttaaccaaaacttgattttatgataatttatattaaaaaattgtacgaataatcgattattcgtttaaccgattaaaattattcgattatttttgtaaaaaaaatattcataaaacaaaaataaatattttaaaagtaaatgttaTTGCAGtgctaattaaaaattaataagtattaaaagaatattcgaataaccgaataatattattcgaataatcgaataaaaaatattcgtaactaaaattttattaacttgataagcaattttctttaaccaaaacttgattttatgataatttatattaaaaaattgtacgaataatcgattattcggttaaccgattaaaattattcgattatttttgtaaaaaaaaaatattcataaaacaaatataaatattaaaaaaataaatttttattgcattgctatttcaaaattaataagtattaaaagaattttcgaataaccgaataaaattattcgaataatcgaataacaAATAttcgtaatttttattttacttccgCGAAAATCAATTCTCTTTAATAAAAACCTTAATTTTATCATAATCTCTATTAgaaattagtatttttaaacgattattcgaataaccgtttaaaaaatattcgaataatcggtttaaaaatattccaaaatttaattttattgcccaaataatttagtttccttttttttttgaaaatttttacttttttactttttgtaaaaatatgaaaacaatttgttaacaaaattgaatttttcggCCCACTGTGCTTTGGCCACAACattatttgttaacaatttttaaagcttAACATGTTCTTagtgtttttaacaaattttttaaaacactctTGTGgtttaatgaaaagttttacaaatCTAAACTTTTATGCTTTAATTAGAACCACagtgcgtatgattgatattaattatgaagttattttacaaaattccttATAACTTGGCTATTTTTGTagggattttaaaaatttaaacggaTTTGAAAAGCTTGGAAattaaactttaagaaaatttagatgaaatttgTAACAAATCTAAAGTTTTATGCTTATTTAAGAACTACaatgcgtatgattgatattatttatggagttattttataaaattctttgtaACTTGGCTATTTTTgaagcaattttaaaaatttaaacagattTGAAAAGCTAAGAATATGtactttaagaaaattgtttaagtaatataacaatattaacaaaataaatgaaattttaacaaataaaaactaaataaaataaatttttaagaaaaattgcttaaaaacagaattttttttattttatttttaaaataataaaactttcttaaattttctaaagtttataaacatttcaacaaaaccctttaatattattttaagagttttgcacaaaaaaatcacataaaacaatataaaataaacaaatttataaaccaAGTTTTCTAGTTggtcaaaaaaagaaaaaaactaataaaacaacaaacaaactttaactttaaaaactGTACAgcctaaaataataaaactcgtggttaaaaaaaaaaaccctaaCTAAAACTATAGCTACAACACCATAAAACAATAGTAAagtaagaaaacaaacttttgcAACATTTGGTTACAACAtgcaaatctaaataaaaaatttataaacataaatatttaaagttaaaagaaaacaaaaaaaattaacacatgttgcctataaataaataaaattttttggctaaaattaggcataacaaaaagtaaaataaaaaacttttgttaaacaaatattgaaaagaaaatttaatgaatcattaaattaaactaaaacaggaaaatttaaaaaaaaatctatatttaaagTTGTTCACTTGTTTActaaaaacatttcaaagttTACAGctgttaaatgaaatttcacaCTTTATATTAAATGCTCGAGAAAACTACACaacattttgtttacttttaaaattaaaaaaaaaaataaaaaataaataaactcttATGAAAAAACTTAAGCAATATAATTACATTAACGGCTCAGTATTCATGTAAACAAATTAGTATTGCTTcgaacaacagcaaaaaaaaaacaaaaaaaaatcaaacaaagtcttaaaaattttcatacattctaaacaaacaaaacaattaaaataaatcgattttcaattttttgctgTTGACATTAAGTTTATTACACTTAATACCATCATATTCTAATAATTTGTCTAGCTAGCAACTATTTCCGCCTACACACAGtttctctattaaaaaaaaagcaaattatcttaaataaaaactctTTAGAAAACAACACAATTTTTTCGGTtagataaaaaagatttttttgtttaaaatttatttttatgactttttttctctctctgttGCTAATCTTATCTAAAGTGACGTCTGTGTGCAAAGATTTTGTGGAAATATTTAAggagaataaacaaaaaaaaaatctataaaaagtttatacgTCAGAGTTtgtagaaaatgaaattttgcaaataaaaactcATAATTGCTTAAAAGAAAGAATAGTTAAAAAGCAAGACAAACAGACTTAACAGGCGTTAATGAACTCATTTAAAGGTCTACTAAAGGGACAAGCTATCAGAAGAGTAAATGGCAAAAGTgatttgattaaataaaacacagACCACACGAGACATTTAGGCATTTGGACACTAATAAATCAATGTTAGCTTAATTCTAGTTGaggtttagttctgttctagttctgttctagttctgttgtagttctgttgtagttctgttgaagttctgttgtagttctgttctagttctgttctagttctgttctagttctgttctagttctgttctagttctgttctagttctgttctagttctgttctagttctgttctagttctgttctagttctgttctagttctgttctgttctagttctgttctagttctgttctagttctgttctagttctgttctagttctgttctagttctgttctagttctgttctagttctattctagttttttttctggttctcttctagttctggttctgttttaGATCTCTTGTAGTTCTGGTTCGGTatagtttacaaaattttaattttgggaaaaaatttttaaatgttcgtTAGAAATTTCTATTCACACATAATTAGcgtttatttttaagtaaaatataaatgataaaaCTATATTACTAAAATGCgtgttaatgtatttttaaattttcttatgtctctattaaattcatattttccctatactaatgtatttttttttcttaaacaaaaacttattataattttcacttaatactcaaatttattgttatagtttttgggttatttttttgttgtccaCTTAAGGAaagtgaaaatatgaaaaaaattataataatttctgataataataaagatttttcaaaagctattaaaaagaaaaaataaaatttaaatttcacttttacaGCTTCTTATCAATTGTACCCGCATACACAAAAACACCTTCTGCtacgaaaaacacaaaaacttgaAGACAATAGTTAATGGCTTTATTAGAAgaagaaatgtttgaaaaattaaatatgaattgataagacttaaaaaaaactaataaaaaaaaatatcttttgaaaACTGAAAGTGTAATTAATGCTAAATCATGTTTGTCTTTTTGTTAGAGAAACAAAATTatcaatcaattttatttaatagatttttaggATGTATcacatttaagtttttatctATTATTAATAACATATTTCTTTCTTCAGCTTTCTTTTTCTAGTGGTTAGCTTTTAAACGTCAAAGGTTGACACTTGTCTATTTTAGCGTTTTCTATAGCCCATTTCCACTTTAGAGTCATTTGCCATCAAGTCCAgctttcttcttttatttactATAATAGCAAAAAGTGTCAAGTACAACACGCATTTCCACTCTTTTCTTGTCTGGAGTGCAAATAacgttttttggttttttctctAACGATcactattgaaattttttgtttgcataatttttttaaataatagtgtTTGCATTAGATGTTGTGTCTGGTTGTTAGTTTAAAAtaccatttaattaaaaatttgtacctACAactattttaactaattttaaactCTATTGTTGCTGTAAAGTCTAACTAAAACctagacatacatatacaccTAAAAAAGGTGACACTTACTTAGTCATGACAAGGCAGTGGGTAAGAAGAAAGGAAAATCTTCCTTGTAATGAAAAGTgggtactagttcagttctagtttagttatagttcagttccagttctagttcagttctagtacagttctagtacagttctaatacagttctagttcagttccagttctagtttagttttagttcagttctagttcagttctagttcagttcttgttcagttctagttcagttctagttcagttctagttcagttctagttcagttctagttcagttctagttcagttctagttcagttctagttcagttctagttcagttctagttcagttctagttcagttctagttcagttctagttcagttctagttcagttctagttcagttctagttcagttctagttcagttctagttcagttctagttcagttctagttcagttctagttcagttctagttcagtttctagttcagttctagttcagttctagttcagttctagttcagttctagttcagttctagttcagttctagttcagttctagttcagttctagttcagttctagttcagttctagttcagttctagttcagttctagttcagttctagttcagttctagttcagttctagttcagttctagttcagttctagttcagttctagttcagttctagttcagttctagttcagttctagttctagttcagttctagttcagttctagttctagttcagttctagttcagttctagttcagttctagttcagttctagttcagttctagttctagttcagttctagttcagttctagttcagttctagttcagttctagttcagttctagttcagttctagttcagttctagttcagttctagttcagttctagttcagttctagttcagttctagttcagttctagttcagttctagttcagttctagttcagttctagttcagttctagttcagttctagttcagttcttgttcagttctagttcagttctagttcagttctagttcagttctagttcagttctagttcagttctagttcagatctagttcagttccagttcagttctagttcagttctagttcagttctagttcagttctagttcagttctagttctgttctagttcagttctagttcagttctagttcagttctagttcagttctagttcagttctagttcagttctagttcagttctagttcagttctagttcagttctagttcagttctagttcagttctagttcagttctagttcagttctagttcagttctagttcagttctagttcagttctagttcagttctagttcagtactagttcaattctagttcagttctagttcagttctagttccgttctagttcagttctagttcagttctagttcagttctagttcagttctagttcagttctagttcagttctagttcagttctagttcagttctagttcagttctagttcagttctagttcagttctagttcagttctagttcagttctagttcagttctagttcagttctagttcagttctagttcagttctagttcagttctagttcagttctagttcagttcaagttcagttctagttcagttctagttcagttctagttcagttctagttcagttctagttcagttcttgttcagttctagttcagttctagttcagttataatgatttttcaatgaaaattttttgccttggaaattttttaatccTGTACTACTGTTACTGGATTTTTGTTCCCCAAAAAAAAACCTATCTTAAATTGTCTTGGGATACCGAAAATTGGctcttgtttaaatatttttttttctctaacagttaagagtttttgttgtagttttagcTACCGTTTCCTCTACTAAACATTATATGCTGCAGACAATGTTTTATAAGACTCTTTTCTGCaaagtttgttttaacttttttaattgaaaaaaaaatctttagactAACTCCTTAGttcaatttacaaatttttgtaatttttattttatttttttttttgtttgttattgttgcaaatTTTACACAGTAATTAGCAACAACATGCAATATAGAgtaacaaataacaataacaccGACATCACCAACGCCACCACCACAGCCGCCATcagtatttaagaaaatagcCGTTTAACTAACTAGATATGTAACTAGTTAGTTCGTTACTTATTTAGTTAGTGTATGCTggtaatcttaaaaaaaaccattaaaaaaattttcactaaaaaaactttgaaaaagtcaaaggtattttgttgttaaatatgtCGCTGTGAATTGTTTGCGAATAAACTAAACAAcgaaatttaaacttaattgacatttaactacaatttaaaatttttgcttaaactatttgttatatttaaactaaaacaagttTAGTTAAAAGTTAAGCTAAAATAAGTAATTGAGTACTAATAAGGAATTCgatatataacaaatataaattctcaacatttaaaagtataactttaaaattaaacataaaac
The window above is part of the Lucilia cuprina isolate Lc7/37 chromosome 6, ASM2204524v1, whole genome shotgun sequence genome. Proteins encoded here:
- the LOC124421034 gene encoding probable basic-leucine zipper transcription factor H, with product MAEKGDLNPLKRPRVGITPEELQAMLEEKQKEIDFLNRKFDYIMKENEKLRILLKRMESESEEEDSSEGEMVIEEQEIPVENEIVRNKAEVSAESEVKGQNNAVSGSSSNAKPKAKKQEAGSPNDRVKVSSKEKSTQPKEAKKKTNSALKSINYQVTTSIIRLTSMHNNIGNKTATTAAAAASRSNKQHQQQQQQQQQQQNQQNKHA